One window from the genome of Blastocatellia bacterium encodes:
- the pyrF gene encoding orotidine-5'-phosphate decarboxylase produces MILDNRADAAARLILALDLPTRARALEFIHETEGLVGSYKIGSQLFTAEGPTLVRDIVARGQSVFLDLKFHDIPNTVAGAAVEAARLGVRMLTIHALGGETMMRRAVEAVHDLCDGEGLTPPRLIAVTLLTSLGREDLKKIHLSGTPEEIVADLAELAYSCGMDGVVASAHECPAIRARVTDPRFVLIVPGIRPADSSPHDQQRIVTPGHALRLGADYLVVGRPILESPTPRQAAERILAEIAAYCDRHLDTAESDLQGN; encoded by the coding sequence ATGATTCTGGACAATCGCGCCGATGCCGCCGCGCGCCTCATCCTCGCCCTCGATCTTCCCACGCGGGCGCGGGCTCTTGAATTCATTCATGAGACCGAGGGCCTCGTGGGATCCTACAAAATCGGCAGCCAGCTCTTCACGGCAGAAGGGCCGACGTTGGTGCGAGACATCGTCGCGCGGGGGCAGAGCGTCTTCCTCGATCTGAAATTTCACGACATTCCCAACACGGTGGCCGGCGCCGCCGTCGAAGCGGCTCGCCTGGGTGTGCGCATGCTCACCATTCATGCCCTCGGCGGCGAGACGATGATGCGCCGGGCAGTGGAAGCGGTTCACGATCTTTGCGATGGCGAAGGACTCACGCCCCCTCGTCTGATCGCCGTCACGCTTCTGACGAGCCTCGGCCGCGAGGACCTGAAGAAAATTCACCTGAGCGGCACGCCGGAGGAGATTGTCGCGGACCTGGCCGAGCTGGCCTACTCCTGTGGGATGGATGGCGTCGTGGCCTCAGCACACGAATGCCCGGCGATCCGCGCCCGCGTCACCGATCCTCGATTCGTTCTCATCGTGCCGGGGATTCGCCCCGCCGACAGCAGCCCGCACGATCAACAGCGAATCGTCACACCGGGGCACGCCCTGCGCCTCGGAGCGGATTATCTCGTCGTCGGTCGCCCCATCCTGGAGAGTCCCACTCCGCGCCAGGCTGCTGAGAGAATCCTCGCGGAAATCGCCGCCTATTGTGACCGACATCTTGATACAGCCGAGAGTGATCTCCAGGGGAACTAG
- a CDS encoding guanylate kinase, whose amino-acid sequence MSNERGLLFVVSGPSGAGKTTLVAAVVESTPRLKYSVSYTTRPRRENEVEGRDYFFVSEEEFDGMRRAGEFIEWAEVYGFRYGRSRRQMEQELTSGHDLILSIDVQGAATLKRLMPEA is encoded by the coding sequence ATGTCGAATGAGCGAGGACTCCTGTTCGTCGTGTCGGGACCCTCGGGCGCGGGAAAGACGACGCTCGTGGCGGCGGTCGTGGAATCCACCCCGCGATTGAAATATTCAGTCTCCTACACGACCCGCCCGCGTCGGGAAAACGAAGTGGAGGGGCGCGACTACTTCTTCGTCAGCGAGGAGGAATTTGATGGGATGCGTCGGGCCGGAGAGTTCATCGAGTGGGCCGAGGTCTACGGCTTTCGCTACGGCCGCTCGCGGCGACAAATGGAGCAAGAGCTGACGTCCGGCCACGACCTCATCCTGAGCATTGACGTTCAGGGAGCAGCGACGCTCAAGCGACTTATGCCCGAGGCGG
- a CDS encoding asparaginase has product MIETPVVIEVVRGSVVESRHRAMIAAVDPAGHRLVSFGDTTRVTYLRSAAKPFQAIPLVASGAARHFHLERRELAVICGSHSGEPIHTEVVAGILQKIGLTADALGCGLHPPLDKETAKRVGDAGLTVLHHNCSGKHAGMLALARFRQQDVTTYLDPTHPVQQEILATIARFAGMAPEEIAIGVDGCSAPTFALPIERMALMYARLVNPDIVPLDGAQAEAAREIVQAMTEHPEMVGGTSHRLDTQLMQRAPQRWVAKVGAEGVFTVGVFPSVRYPHGLGIAVKVEDGDDRRARDATLVEVLDQLGLLTPPLREALAPCRQVPLTNHRGLVVGEIRPVFQLTIGL; this is encoded by the coding sequence ATGATTGAGACGCCGGTGGTGATCGAGGTTGTTCGGGGATCGGTTGTGGAGTCACGACATCGCGCGATGATCGCTGCGGTGGATCCTGCCGGGCATCGGCTCGTCTCCTTTGGGGACACCACGAGGGTGACCTATTTGCGGTCGGCGGCCAAGCCCTTTCAAGCCATTCCCCTGGTGGCCAGCGGGGCGGCTCGTCATTTTCACCTTGAGCGTCGAGAGCTGGCCGTTATCTGCGGCTCTCACAGCGGGGAACCGATTCACACCGAGGTGGTCGCGGGCATCTTGCAGAAGATCGGTCTGACGGCAGACGCGCTCGGCTGTGGCCTCCATCCGCCGCTTGATAAGGAGACGGCCAAACGCGTGGGCGATGCGGGACTGACCGTGTTGCACCATAATTGTTCGGGCAAGCACGCGGGCATGCTGGCACTGGCTCGCTTTCGACAGCAGGATGTGACGACCTATCTGGATCCGACTCATCCGGTACAGCAAGAGATTCTCGCTACCATCGCGCGCTTTGCCGGGATGGCCCCCGAAGAGATTGCCATTGGCGTGGACGGATGCAGCGCGCCGACGTTTGCTCTTCCGATCGAGCGCATGGCGCTCATGTATGCCCGATTGGTCAATCCCGACATCGTGCCGCTCGATGGCGCTCAGGCCGAAGCGGCCCGCGAGATCGTCCAGGCCATGACCGAACATCCCGAGATGGTTGGGGGAACAAGTCACCGTCTGGATACGCAGTTGATGCAACGTGCGCCCCAGCGATGGGTGGCCAAAGTCGGCGCCGAAGGCGTCTTCACGGTAGGCGTTTTTCCCTCGGTGCGATACCCCCACGGTTTGGGCATCGCCGTGAAGGTCGAAGACGGCGATGATCGGCGGGCGCGGGATGCAACTCTGGTCGAGGTGCTCGATCAACTGGGCTTGCTCACGCCGCCTCTGCGTGAGGCTCTCGCCCCCTGCCGCCAGGTTCCGTTGACGAACCATCGGGGGCTGGTCGTCGGGGAGATTCGGCCCGTCTTTCAGTTGACGATAGGGTTATGA
- a CDS encoding YicC/YloC family endoribonuclease has product MLTSMTGYGSATYEGEEGSLRVVASSVNHRFLELQLRLPEGWQALEPRIRRKVQALCQRGRITVSVEYERPAQAAVVGINREKIAAYIAWLRQIKEDFSLAGEVDLHVLAAFPDVLHPASAAATPLTETLAERVEATVQCALRAMIEMRQAEGRELEHDMHKRLDILERCLNEIEADARSLTEHYRQKLLDRLDALKGTLSLDPTRLAQEVVFLASRADISEEIVRVRSHLQHYRSLLRAEEAVGKKLDFLLQEMNREVNTILSKAGELTICSAALQMKAEIEKLREQAQNVE; this is encoded by the coding sequence ATGCTCACGAGCATGACCGGTTACGGAAGTGCGACCTATGAAGGAGAGGAAGGCTCGCTCCGGGTGGTGGCATCGAGCGTCAACCACCGCTTTCTGGAGCTGCAACTGCGCCTGCCCGAAGGATGGCAGGCGCTCGAACCGCGCATTCGGCGGAAGGTGCAGGCTCTCTGTCAGCGCGGACGCATCACGGTGAGCGTCGAATACGAGCGACCGGCTCAAGCGGCGGTGGTCGGGATCAATCGAGAGAAGATCGCCGCGTACATCGCCTGGCTCCGGCAAATCAAGGAGGATTTTTCTCTCGCCGGAGAGGTGGATCTCCATGTGCTGGCGGCCTTCCCCGATGTGTTGCATCCGGCGAGCGCGGCGGCGACACCGCTGACCGAGACCCTGGCCGAGCGGGTCGAAGCCACCGTCCAGTGCGCTCTCCGGGCGATGATCGAGATGCGGCAGGCCGAAGGCCGCGAACTCGAACATGATATGCACAAGCGGCTCGACATCCTGGAGCGATGCCTGAACGAGATCGAAGCTGATGCCCGCTCCCTCACCGAGCACTACCGGCAGAAATTGCTCGATCGCCTCGATGCCCTGAAAGGAACTCTCTCGCTCGATCCCACGCGATTGGCCCAGGAGGTCGTCTTCCTGGCCAGTCGCGCCGACATCAGCGAAGAGATCGTCCGGGTGAGAAGCCACCTCCAACACTATCGTTCTCTTCTTCGGGCGGAAGAGGCGGTGGGCAAGAAGCTGGACTTCCTGCTCCAAGAGATGAATCGCGAGGTCAACACGATCCTGTCAAAAGCCGGTGAACTGACGATCTGCTCCGCCGCTTTGCAGATGAAGGCGGAGATCGAGAAATTGCGCGAGCAGGCGCAAAATGTCGAATGA
- a CDS encoding aminotransferase class V-fold PLP-dependent enzyme yields the protein MNEAIRQLFPITRRYIYLNHAAVAPLPQPSAEAMHRLIEEVARTGSVRWSAWMAEVERTRAKVAQLVSARPEEIAFLRNTSEGISTIANGLSWQPGDNVVTCACEFPSNIYPWMQLERYGVQVRMAPERDGRIETDELLALVDDRTRLIAVSFVQFASGFRMDLERIGDFCRRRGIFFFVDAIQGLGVHPFDVRRYQVDAFAADGHKWLLGPEGAAVLFLAERAWEKVRPTVVGWMSVKDWDRVLSSETLSYRLDYHDSARRFECGTLNAIGLAGLSASLDLLLTVGIEAIDRHVLDLGTFLCEAAQAKGYRVVSSRRAGEASAIICLAHPERPAEEIVRRVEKEGIIVSARCGRVRVAPHLYNTRDEMEALVAALPAA from the coding sequence ATGAACGAAGCAATTCGCCAGCTCTTTCCCATCACCCGCCGTTACATCTATCTCAATCACGCGGCCGTAGCCCCTCTGCCGCAGCCCTCGGCCGAGGCCATGCACCGGCTCATCGAAGAGGTCGCCCGAACCGGATCGGTTCGATGGAGCGCCTGGATGGCCGAAGTGGAACGAACACGGGCGAAAGTGGCGCAGCTTGTGTCTGCCCGTCCCGAGGAGATCGCCTTCCTCCGCAATACGTCCGAAGGTATTTCCACCATCGCCAACGGATTGAGCTGGCAACCGGGCGATAACGTCGTGACCTGCGCCTGCGAGTTCCCCTCCAATATCTATCCCTGGATGCAACTGGAGCGATACGGCGTCCAGGTTCGGATGGCTCCCGAGCGAGACGGTCGGATAGAGACCGACGAGCTGCTGGCACTCGTAGACGACCGAACGCGCCTGATCGCCGTGAGCTTCGTCCAGTTTGCCAGCGGCTTCCGCATGGACCTGGAACGCATCGGTGACTTCTGTCGGCGGCGCGGCATCTTCTTTTTCGTTGATGCCATTCAAGGTCTCGGCGTCCATCCGTTCGATGTCCGGCGCTACCAGGTTGACGCTTTCGCCGCCGATGGTCATAAATGGTTGCTCGGGCCGGAGGGAGCAGCCGTTCTTTTTCTGGCTGAGCGCGCCTGGGAGAAGGTTCGTCCGACGGTCGTCGGCTGGATGTCGGTCAAGGACTGGGATCGCGTCCTGAGCAGCGAGACGCTTTCCTACCGTCTCGACTATCATGACAGCGCCCGACGCTTCGAGTGCGGTACGCTCAATGCCATTGGTCTGGCGGGGTTGAGTGCCTCGCTCGATCTGCTGCTCACGGTGGGGATCGAGGCGATAGACCGTCACGTCCTGGATCTGGGGACGTTCCTTTGCGAAGCGGCTCAGGCCAAGGGCTACCGGGTGGTCAGTTCGCGGCGGGCGGGAGAAGCCTCCGCCATCATCTGCCTCGCTCATCCCGAGCGACCCGCCGAAGAGATCGTTCGGCGAGTGGAGAAGGAAGGCATCATCGTTTCCGCTCGCTGCGGGCGCGTGCGCGTTGCTCCCCACCTGTACAACACGCGGGATGAGATGGAGGCTCTCGTCGCCGCGCTCCCGGCGGCGTGA
- a CDS encoding ABC transporter ATP-binding protein, translating into MTEFVRVLRYLRPSAGLLLLALVLMNVVAVLEGAIRALLVPISDGLLAASGMAATPPVARNLIDFHRYLPLGSQRTWILIAFLLIFFTLIKGVADYFSQVLMAQIGQRAVFDLRCSLYDHILRQSAPFFSTYHTNALTSHLVSDVEKIELAVSRTLADALRESFTLVVFLVAVFKLNWKLASFALLLGPLVYQATIYFGQRLRRTGARVQEGYQEILHVAQETISGHTVVKAFHAERVESERFRAAARRLMRSALKAARYAALSPPILELLGVVAAAGFILYAQHIIARREMTPGEFFGFLFFLFSLYDPVRKLSRLHNSMQHALAAAGRVFRLLDHHTEIPDRADAITLDTFRDRIEFRHVSFTYHDGDEPVLKDVSFTVRAGEMVAIVGSSGVGKTTLIKLLPRFYDVTSGAIYLDGVDIRRIRLESLRRLMALVTQDVILFHDTVRNNIAYGRSDASDAEIEQAARAALAHDFICDLPAGYETVIGERGVRLSGGQRQRIAIARAILKNAPILILDEATSALDAESELYVQRALANLMRGRTVIVIAHRLSTVRRADRLIVLDGGRVVEQGTHDELLARGGLYRRLYELQFADDESVPLERSHPR; encoded by the coding sequence ATGACCGAATTCGTTCGAGTGCTGCGGTATTTGCGCCCGTCGGCGGGGCTATTGCTGCTGGCCCTCGTGTTAATGAACGTCGTGGCCGTGCTGGAGGGAGCGATTCGGGCTCTGCTCGTGCCCATTTCGGATGGGCTTCTGGCGGCCAGCGGCATGGCTGCGACGCCTCCGGTCGCGCGCAACCTCATTGACTTTCATCGCTATCTTCCGCTCGGGAGCCAGCGAACCTGGATCCTGATTGCCTTCCTGTTGATCTTCTTCACCCTGATCAAGGGCGTGGCCGATTATTTCTCTCAGGTCCTGATGGCACAGATCGGCCAGCGCGCCGTGTTCGATTTGCGCTGTTCGCTCTACGACCATATTCTGCGGCAGTCGGCCCCCTTCTTCTCGACCTATCACACGAATGCGCTGACCTCTCATCTGGTGAGCGATGTCGAGAAGATCGAGCTGGCGGTCTCGCGCACCCTCGCCGATGCGCTGCGGGAATCGTTCACGCTGGTTGTTTTTCTCGTGGCAGTGTTCAAGCTGAACTGGAAGCTGGCGTCGTTCGCGCTGCTTCTGGGGCCGCTCGTCTACCAGGCCACGATCTACTTCGGGCAGCGACTCCGGCGCACGGGAGCGCGCGTGCAAGAAGGGTACCAGGAGATTCTCCACGTCGCTCAGGAGACGATCTCCGGCCACACCGTCGTGAAGGCATTTCACGCTGAGCGGGTGGAATCGGAGCGATTTCGAGCGGCGGCGCGTCGCCTCATGCGATCGGCGTTGAAAGCGGCGCGCTATGCGGCTCTCTCCCCGCCGATTCTGGAATTGCTCGGCGTGGTCGCGGCGGCGGGATTCATCCTCTATGCGCAGCACATCATCGCCCGCCGGGAAATGACGCCGGGCGAATTCTTCGGCTTCCTCTTCTTCCTCTTCAGCCTCTACGATCCCGTGCGCAAGCTGAGTCGGCTTCACAACTCGATGCAGCACGCTCTGGCCGCTGCCGGTCGCGTCTTTCGCCTGCTCGATCATCACACGGAGATCCCGGATCGAGCCGATGCCATCACGCTCGATACGTTCCGCGACCGGATCGAGTTTCGCCACGTCTCCTTCACCTACCACGACGGCGACGAGCCCGTGCTCAAGGACGTGAGCTTCACCGTGCGAGCGGGCGAAATGGTCGCCATCGTAGGATCGAGCGGCGTGGGGAAGACGACGCTGATTAAACTCCTGCCCCGATTTTACGATGTGACATCGGGCGCGATTTACCTCGATGGGGTGGATATTCGGCGGATTCGACTCGAATCGCTCCGGCGCCTGATGGCTCTGGTGACGCAGGATGTGATCCTGTTCCACGACACGGTGCGAAACAACATCGCCTACGGGCGGAGCGATGCCAGCGACGCCGAGATCGAGCAAGCGGCGCGGGCGGCGCTCGCTCATGATTTCATTTGCGATCTGCCCGCGGGCTACGAGACGGTCATCGGCGAGCGCGGCGTGCGTCTGTCCGGCGGCCAGCGCCAGCGCATCGCCATCGCCCGGGCGATATTGAAAAACGCTCCCATCCTCATCCTCGATGAGGCGACCTCAGCCCTCGATGCCGAATCGGAGCTGTATGTGCAACGCGCCCTGGCCAATCTCATGCGGGGACGAACCGTCATCGTCATTGCCCATCGGCTCTCGACGGTGCGTCGGGCCGACCGTTTGATCGTTCTCGATGGAGGGCGCGTCGTCGAACAGGGAACGCATGACGAATTGCTGGCGCGGGGAGGGCTCTATCGTCGCCTCTACGAGCTTCAATTCGCCGATGACGAATCGGTGCCCCTTGAGCGGTCTCATCCGAGGTGA
- a CDS encoding serine hydrolase, with amino-acid sequence MMEKIETFSAEKLNVYDSRNGSGTQRGSTPGRMRVFLSGQVAGVVLLALLLVVGIFARGHRQASRPAPTEVYYPGPGDQWERRTPEQVGMDADRLREAIAFARAQETKAPRNLELAHYQTFGREPFGEGIGPFAERGEPTGIILRHGYIVAEWGEPDRVDMAFSVTKSFLSTVVGLAYDRGLIRNLHDRVADAMAPIVVFDPEGRKDRAERLGQPHVLRLFDTPHNRKITWDHLLRQTSDWEGTLWGKPDWADRPSSNPEQWLTRPRHEPGTVYEYNDVRVNVLALAALNIWRRPLPQVLKEYVMDPIGASPTWRWYGYDNSWVIMDGAVVQSVSGGGHWGGGMLISARDMARFGYLTLRRGRWKEKQILSDQWVTLALTPTPAQPTYGFMNWFLNTNRQLLPSAPASAFAHLGNGTNMIYVDPENDLVVVVRWIERNALDGFIQRVLASLVPSSPARRGT; translated from the coding sequence ATGATGGAAAAGATTGAGACTTTCTCGGCGGAGAAGTTGAATGTGTACGATTCACGTAACGGCTCTGGCACGCAGCGAGGCTCAACGCCAGGTAGGATGAGGGTTTTTCTGAGCGGTCAGGTAGCGGGTGTGGTTCTTCTCGCCCTGCTCCTAGTCGTTGGAATCTTCGCTCGGGGTCATCGTCAGGCGTCCAGGCCGGCACCAACGGAGGTCTATTACCCCGGACCGGGAGACCAATGGGAGCGGCGCACGCCTGAACAGGTGGGGATGGATGCTGATCGTCTCCGGGAAGCCATCGCCTTTGCCCGCGCCCAGGAAACCAAAGCGCCGCGCAATCTGGAACTGGCCCATTACCAGACCTTCGGTCGTGAGCCGTTTGGCGAGGGAATCGGGCCGTTTGCCGAGCGCGGCGAACCGACCGGGATCATTCTCCGTCACGGCTACATTGTCGCCGAGTGGGGCGAGCCGGATCGCGTTGACATGGCCTTCAGTGTCACCAAGAGTTTCCTCTCGACGGTTGTCGGTCTGGCCTATGACCGAGGATTGATCCGCAACCTGCACGACCGTGTGGCCGATGCGATGGCTCCCATTGTCGTTTTTGATCCCGAAGGGCGAAAAGATCGCGCCGAGCGGCTGGGTCAGCCCCACGTCCTCCGCCTCTTTGATACGCCGCATAATCGAAAGATCACCTGGGATCATCTGCTGCGTCAAACGAGCGACTGGGAAGGGACGCTGTGGGGAAAACCCGATTGGGCGGATCGGCCAAGCAGCAATCCCGAGCAGTGGCTCACGCGCCCGCGCCATGAACCGGGCACCGTCTACGAATACAACGATGTCCGGGTGAACGTGCTGGCGCTGGCAGCCCTCAATATCTGGCGGCGCCCGTTGCCGCAGGTGCTCAAGGAATACGTCATGGATCCGATTGGCGCATCCCCCACCTGGCGCTGGTACGGATACGACAATTCCTGGGTGATTATGGATGGTGCCGTCGTGCAATCGGTCAGCGGCGGAGGTCACTGGGGAGGCGGGATGCTGATCAGCGCGCGCGATATGGCACGATTCGGCTATCTTACCCTCCGCCGGGGCCGCTGGAAGGAAAAACAGATCCTCTCCGATCAATGGGTGACGCTCGCGCTCACGCCCACGCCGGCGCAACCGACTTACGGCTTCATGAACTGGTTCCTCAACACAAACCGGCAGCTCTTGCCGAGTGCTCCGGCCTCGGCGTTTGCTCATCTGGGCAACGGAACGAATATGATTTACGTGGACCCGGAGAACGATTTGGTCGTCGTGGTTCGCTGGATCGAGCGTAATGCCCTCGATGGATTCATTCAGCGTGTGCTGGCGTCGCTCGTTCCCTCATCGCCCGCGCGACGGGGAACGTGA